One Brassica napus cultivar Da-Ae chromosome A1, Da-Ae, whole genome shotgun sequence genomic region harbors:
- the LOC106414244 gene encoding cytochrome P450 71A23-like, producing MVMILLLCLIFFITILFFIKQRAWKKSNTIPSPPGLPLIGNMHQLGQYPHQSLRSLSQHYGPLMLLHFGTVPVLVASSADAARDILKTHDRVFASRPHSKIYDKLLYGSRNLASAPYGEYWRQMKSLSVLHLLSNKMVRTFRDVRQEEICLMMETIRKQGSSPMNLSKIMMTCTSDVICRVALGRKYGAETDLKELTDRLVRQLGTFTFGSFVPCLSWIDWICGLERQLEKTANDFDEILEKVVQDHEDGDGGKADFADVLLALQRDKSVGFEVSRMSIKAIILDAFVGGTDTSSTLLEWEMSELLSHPECLKRLQEEVRTVSKGKSSVSEDDIQDMYYLKAVIKETLRLHPPFPLTVPHVSTEDVNLRGYHIPAGTQVMINLYAVGREVATWGPDADDFKPERHLNSPVDFLGQDFELIPFGAGRRMCPGISFAAVLNEVALANLMLGFDWQSTEDQTENHVPESIGVVIRRMFPLIVTASPAF from the exons ATGGTCATGATACTTCTCTTGTGCTTGATATTTTTCATTACcattctcttcttcataaaACAGAGGGCATGGAAGAAAAGCAACACAATCCCATCGCCACCGGGACTTCCGTTGATCGGAAACATGCACCAGCTTGGCCAATATCCCCACCAATCACTACGCTCCCTCAGCCAGCATTACGGACCTCTCATGCTCCTTCACTTTGGCACTGTCCCCGTTCTTGTAGCCTCTTCTGCGGACGCTGCTAGAGACATTTTGAAGACGCACGACCGCGTCTTTGCGAGTCGTCCACATTCCAAAATCTACGACAAGCTTCTTTACGGGAGCCGTAATTTGGCCTCAGCCCCGTACGGAGAGTATTGGAGACAAATGAAGAGTCTGAGTGTCCTCCATCTTCTCAGCAACAAAATGGTACGAACCTTTCGAGACGTGAGACAAGAAGAGATCTGTCTGATGATGGAAACGATCCGGAAACAGGGTTCTTCCCCTATGAATCTAAGCAAAATCATGATGACTTGTACTAGCGATGTTATATGTAGAGTTGCTTTGGGAAGGAAATACGGTGCTGAAACAGATTTAAAAGAGTTGACGGACAGGCTCGTGAGGCAATTGGGTACCTTTACTTTCGGGAGTTTTGTACCGTGTCTTTCATGGATTGATTGGATTTGCGGTTTGGAGCGTCAACTGGAGAAGACGGCAAACGATTTTGATGAGATATTGGAGAAAGTCGTTCAGGATCATGAAGATGGAGACGGTGGTAAGGCTGATTTCGCAGATGTTTTACTCGCCCTTCAGAGAGACAAGAGTGTGGGGTTTGAGGTCAGCCGAATGAGCATAAAGGCAATCATCTTG GATGCTTTTGTGGGTGGTACAGACACATCCTCCACGCTTTTGGAATGGGAAATGTCAGAGCTTTTAAGTCACCCAGAGTGTCTGAAAAGACTTCAAGAAGAAGTCCGTACCGTTAGTAAAGGAAAATCAAGCGTATCAGAAGACGACATCCAAGACATGTACTACTTAAAAGCTGTGATCAAAGAGACACTCAGGCTACATCCTCCATTTCCATTGACGGTTCCTCATGTATCAACAGAAGATGTCAACCTAAGAGGTTACCACATACCAGCCGGCACACAGGTTATGATCAATCTTTATGCGGTCGGGAGAGAGGTTGCAACATGGGGACCAGATGCGGATGACTTTAAACCGGAGAGGCATTTAAATTCGCCTGTTGATTTCTTAGGTCAGGATTTTGAGCTGATTCCATTTGGAGCAGGGAGAAGAATGTGCCCAGGGATATCGTTTGCTGCGGTGTTGAATGAGGTGGCTTTGGCTAACTTAATGCTTGGATTTGATTGGCAGTCCACAGAAGATCAGACAGAGAATCATGTTCCTGAATCAATCGGTGTTGTGATTCGCCGCATGTTTCCTCTTATCGTCACTGCGTCTCCTGCTTTTTGA
- the LOC106412362 gene encoding BTB/POZ domain-containing protein SETH6-like has product MGVVTVPESKQSVSGKKAFRPSSSIRHTPQWPVSDVTSDLTIEVGSASFSLHKFPLVSRSGRIRKLLLESKETKNTYHLNLPGVPGGSEAFELAAKFCYGVVLQFTSANIASLRCVAHYLEMTEELSEKNLEVRTEAYLKDSILNDISNSITVLHSIEKLLPVAEEISLVGRLVNAIAVNACKEQLVSGLLKLDQKFERLAPETTEKPSDWWGRSLLILKLDFFQRVVSAMKSKGLNHEIISDILMSYARKSLQIIREPSLVKGSVILDSDPQKKQRIVLEVIVGLLPTQANKNSIPVSFLSTLLKTAIGSGTSVSCRSDLERRISHQLDQAILEDILIPANVGGAMYDTDSVQRIFSMFLNLDECDYEDDDDGDVVDESEMAMYDFEGPESPKQSSIFKVSKLMDSYLAEVALDSNLPPLKFIALAELLPDHARVVCDCLYRAIDLFLKVHPNMKDSERYRLCKTISCQKLSQDASSHAAQNERLPIQIAVQVLFYEQTRLKNTMTSGSGACGSSQSQFFLFPGQFPNRSGSGMASGAISPRDNYASVRRENRELRLEVARMRMRLTDLEKDHVSMKREFVKPSRRTRYGLFRKLSRGLNKLNAIMLRFRRSQSIAGNGKHTEEKTNSEKRFMFQKRRCHSVS; this is encoded by the exons ATGGGTGTTGTTACTGTTCCTGAGTCAAAGCAAAGTGTCTCTGGCAAAAAAGCATTTCGCCCAAGTTCAAGCATCAGACACACTCCTCAATG GCCGGTCTCGGACGTTACGAGTGACTTGACCATAGAAGTCGGCTCTGCAAGCTTTTCACTTCATAAG tttcCTCTCGTCTCTCGGAGTGGAAGAATCAGGAAGCTTCTTCTTGAATCAAAAGAAACGAAGAACACTTACCACCTCAACCTACCCGGAGTTCCCGGCGGGTCAGAGGCCTTTGAGCTCGCAGCGAAATTCTGCTACGGCGTCGTTCTACAGTTCACGTCGGCAAACATCGCGTCCTTGCGATGCGTGGCTCATTACCTGGAAATGACGGAGGAGTTATCAGAGAAGAACCTGGAGGTGAGAACAGAGGCTTACCTGAAAGACTCGATCCTTAACGACATCTCCAACTCCATCACTGTTCTTCACTCCATCGAGAAGCTACTACCTGTAGCTGAAGAGATTAGCCTTGTCGGAAGGCTCGTGAACGCCATCGCTGTGAACGCTTGTAAAGAACAGCTCGTCTCTGGTTTGCTCAAGCTTGATCAGAAGTTTGAGAGGTTGGCGCCGGAGACGACGGAGAAACCTTCTGATTGGTGGGGAAGGTCTCTGCTCATCCTCAAGCTCGATTTCTTCCAGAGAGTTGTCTCCGCCATGAAGTCCAAAGGTCTGAATCATGAGATCATCAGCGATATACTGATGAGCTACGCTCGTAAGTCACTGCAGATCATCAGAGAACCGAGTCTCGTCAAAGGAAGTGTGATTCTTGATTCGGATCCGCAGAAGAAACAAAGAATCGTCCTCGAAGTGATCGTTGGTCTCCTCCCGACACAAGCCAACAAGAACTCGATACCTGTCTCGTTCCTATCCACCTTGTTGAAGACAGCCATAGGATCCGGAACCTCTGTCTCATGTCGATCGGATCTGGAGAGAAGGATAAGCCACCAGCTGGACCAAGCGATTCTCGAAGACATCTTGATTCCTGCGAACGTCGGCGGCGCCATGTACGACACTGACTCGGTGCAAAGAATCTTCTCCATGTTTCTGAATCTTGACGAGTGCGACTACGAAGATGACGACGATGGAGATGTGGTGGACGAGAGCGAGATGGCTATGTACGATTTCGAGGGGCCTGAGTCTCCGAAACAGAGCTCTATCTTCAAGGTCTCCAAGCTAATGGATAGTTATCTAGCTGAGGTGGCTCTCGACTCCAACCTCCCTCCTTTGAAGTTCATAGCTCTCGCTGAGCTTCTCCCGGACCATGCCCGCGTCGTCTGCGATTGTCTTTACCGAGCCATTGATTTATTTCTTAAG GTTCATCCGAACATGAAAGATTCAGAGCGTTACCGTCTCTGCAAGACAATTAGCTGTCAGAAACTGTCTCAAGACGCAAGCAGCCATGCGGCACAGAACGAGAGACTTCCTATCCAGATAGCTGTTCAAGTCCTGTTCTACGAACAGACGCGGCTCAAGAACACGATGACCAGTGGTAGTGGTGCATGTGGTTCGAGTCAGAGCCAGTTCTTCTTGTTCCCGGGACAGTTTCCCAACCGTTCAGGAAGCGGGATGGCAAGTGGGGCGATTTCGCCCCGGGACAACTACGCATCCGTGAGAAGAGAGAACAGAGAGCTTAGGCTTGAGGTCGCGAGGATGAGGATGAGGCTGACTGATCTCGAGAAGGATCATGTTTCGATGAAGAGAGAATTCGTGAAGCCGAGCAGAAGAACTCGTTATGGACTCTTTAGGAAGCTCTCTAGAGGTCTGAACAAGTTGAACGCAATCATGTTGAGATTTAGAAGAAGCCAAAGTATTGCCGGTAATGGTAAACATACCGAGGAGAAGACAAACTCGGAGAAACGCTTCATGTTTCAGAAGAGAAGGTGTCACTCTGTTTCTTGA